The genomic DNA GGTCGCGAAGCCGGGCCGGTCGAAGCCGGCGAGGTCGACGTCGAGCACGGTGATGTCGAGGCGCTCATCCGGGCGGAGCCGCGCCGCGCCGAGATCCGTGAAGATCCGGGTCAACTCGGCCAGCGTGACCCGGAGCGGCTGCCCGGAGCCGAAGCGGTTCTCGGCATCGGTGAACCGGTCCGGCGCGGCGTAGCGCACGTTCACCTGTCCCCGTGCCTGAACCGGGGCCGCGGACGGCCCGGTCACCGACAGCAGGGTCGCGACCTCGAGCGTGGCCAATCCTGCGGCGAGACGCGTGCGCATACCGAACTCCTCTCCGCCCGATGCGGGCCCGCCCCCGGCAGGCCTGCCGGATGGAACCGCCCGAACGGCGCCCGGTATCCAAGGCCCCGCGCGCATGGACGGCTGCGACCGAATGGCTCCCGCGCGTTCATAGTCTCGCCGTGTTCCGGGCGCCTCGTAGCGTTCCCGGCCCGAGGGGCGAGCCGGTCATGGGAGTCCGACGCGCATGATGAACTCTGTTCTCGCGCTTCTCACCGTCGTGGCGGTGCTGGTGGTCACGGCGCTGTTCAAGCTGCCGCTCCTGCCGTTCCGCCTGATCGGCCGCCTTCTGCGGAGCCGCCCGGCGACGGCCTGACCGCGCCGCTCAGGCCGCCGCGTCGATGACGAACTCCATCCCGCGACCCGGTCCCTGATCGGAATAGTCGACGAGCGTCAGGCCGCGCTCGGCCAGGGTCGCCTCCACGGTGTCCCGCTCCCGGCGCACCATCTGACCCACCGCCAGCGGGGTCAGCCGGGGACTGGCGCGCCGCAAGCGGTCGACGCCGATATGGGCCGGCAGGCCCGCCTCCTCGGCGATCCGGGCCAGGGCGAGCCCCAGATCGCGCGCCTTGGTCTCGGCGGCGGATTTCGGCTTGAACGCCATCTGCTTCTCCTACTGCGCGGCCGCCGGTCTCAGGCGGCACGCCTGTCGACGCTCACGTCCGGGAAGGCCCGGATCCAGACCCGGCGCCCCTTGGCGTCGTAGACCTCGACCTGCCAGCCCGACCAGTCGAACCGTTCCACGACCCGCTCCATCAGCGCGAGCGCGACCCGTTCGGCGTGGGCGCGCACCTGCGCCGCGTTGGGAAACCGGCTGCCGCGCAGGTCGGTCACCAGCTCGTGGCCGTCCGTGCAGTGGAAACGGTAAAGCCGCGTCGGCATTGCGCTTCTCTCGATCAATCCACAGCACTCCACCGCGATCCGGGAACAGGGCGCATCGGCGATTGAACCCGCCGCATCGATGCGCTTTGTTCGTGATATGTTCTATACGGATTCGAGCGGCGATGCACCCTGATCCCGACGCGGCCCCTGCGGAGATTCGTCTCAGGGAGGCCGAGATGATCGCCGTCGCCTATCGTCGGGCGGCGCGGGGCGACGCGTGGACCGCCCTCGTCGCCGCCATCGCGGACGCGCTGGTCGATCTCGAGGCGCTGGAGCGGCGCCTCGCCCGGCAGGGGGGTCTGGTATCCCTGGGCTACGCCCGCGGCCGCACCGAGACGAGCGGAGGTCCGGGGCGGCGCCACGGAGGCCCGGGGGATTGAGCGCTCACCGGCGCTCACCGGCGCTCACCGGCGCCCGCGCGGCGGTCCGGGCCGGCGGCGGTGTCGCCGCCGGGCGGCGACAGGCCTGTCGGGGATCAGCGGTCCGAGCCGCCGCGCCGCGCCATGGCGCCGGGCTGGCCCAGGCCGATCGCCTTGGCGAGGGCGGAGCGCTGCTCGGCGTAGCCGGGGGCGACCATCGGATAGTCGGTCGGCAGGCCGTAGCTGTCGCGGTAGCTGCGCGGGTCCAGGCCGTGGCTGGCCAGATGGCGCTTCAGCGTCTTGTAGAGCTTGCCGTCGATGAAGCTGACGATCCCGTCGTGCCGGACCGACTTGCGGATCTGGGTCGCGCTCGGCTTCTCGACCTCGACCTGCGGAGCCGCGCCGGCCGCCGTCGGCGTCCCGGCGACGAGCCCGCTGATCGCGCCGTGCACCCGCACGATCAGCGCCGGCAGTTCCGCGGCCGGCACCGGATTGTTCGACACGTAGGCGGCGACAAGCTCGGCGGTCATCGCGGCCAAGGTGTTGGAAGTCTCATCGAAGGTCTCATTCATGATCGGACTTTCAGCAAGCGATTTACGTTCCTACGGTTTGGGCGCGGCAAGGGTTTAAACAGCGTAAATATAGAACGAAGACTCGACGAATATCTCGAGATTTTCCCGCACCGCGCGGACGCCGCCGGGCGCGCGATCCGTCGCCCCGCCGCGTGGATCGCGGAGGATCTCGGCGCCCCGGTCGCGGGCGATCCGGATGCCGGCGCGACAGCCCCGGGCCATGCCGGCGAGCGCCGCCGGGCGTCCGCCGACGCCTCCGACGAGCGGCGCGTCCCGGCAGCGAACGCGATGGGCAGGTAGAGGGAATTCGAGCGCCTCAGCCGGCCCCGTATCCGCCCTTCCGGTTATCCGGCTGCGGCGCGGGCGGCCGGGTGTCGTAGCCGCCGCTCTCCGGCGCCGCGTCGGGTCCGGGATCCACGGGTCCCGGCGCGTGCGGACCGCTGCCGCCGGCGGCCGGGTCGGGCCGCTTCTCCGGGGCTAGCGGCCGGCCCGGCGGGACCGTTCCCAGGGCTTCGCGCGCGGCGTCGACATCCTGTCCCATCGGTCCCTCCCGACCGGCCTCGCGGCCCCTCGTGTAGGGAAGGCGGGTGGCCACCGCATGTTCCCCGGAGGACCGCCGCGCCGCCGGGCGCCGGGACCGCGGTGCGGGCCGACCCCGTCCGTCCCGGAGGATGCGGGCGCCTCCGGACCGACGGACCCCGGCGGGTCCCCGGTCAGGCGCGGCGTGCCGGGCGCTGGGTCACCGCGGCCTCATTTCCGCTCGCCGGTGGGATTGGGCGTCGCCGACGTGTCCGGCGCGACCGCCGGATTGACGGGCGTGACCTTCGACCACGTGGCCGCGATCGCCACGATGGCGAGCAGCAGGACGACGAAGATGCCGATGAGGGTGAGGCGCTTCATGTGGCGGGTCTGGGTCTTCCGTGCGGGGCCTGGAGGCGGGGAACGGGCGGGACGGCCGATCGATCCCGCCGCGGGCCGGATCCCGGCGCCGTCGCCGGGCCGCGCGGCCCCGACCGCTACGACCCCGCCGGACGCATTCGCGCCAGGGCGGCCGCCGCGTGCCGGGCCACCGCCTCGAGCCGGCGGACCGTCGCGTCGTCCGGGATGACCGAGGCGCACCAGTAGGCGCCGAGCGCGGCGACGGGCTCGGGCGAGCCGATCGGCACCATCACGAGGCTGCGCATCGAGGTCAGGCGGTAGAGGGCGATAGGCACCCGGGGATCGGACTCGATGTCCGGGATCACGAGGGTGGCGTCGTCCAGCATCGCGTGCCCCGAGATGCACGACGTCAGCGGGAACCTGCGGCCGCGCCACAGCGGCTCGATGGCGTCCTCGGCGGCGTAGAAGGAGGCGTCGCCCTCGCGCAGCACCACCGCGATCCCGTCGGATCCGGCGATCGCCCGTGCCGTCCCGCGAAGGATCGCGACCATGTCCTCCAGGGAGCAGGCGGTCGCCAGACGGCGACAGGCCAGAGCCAGACCCGAGGCAGGATCCAGGAAGCGTTCATCCATGGCGGACGCGGCGCGCGCACTCCGATCCAGCGAGCAACAGGGCGTGTGGGGCCGCCGCGCGACGTCGCCGTCACCCGAAATCAACCGGCGCTCGAGCCTGGCCAGCGCCGACATCGCGGGCAACAACCTGGATCAAGCGGCCCGCCGATGGCGAGCGGCCACGCGGAGATTGCAGGTCACCGCGCGGAGATGAGCGGAACCGGCCACCGCATATTGGCCGCCACGGCGAGACGCCGTGACAGAAGTCTCGAAATAGTTCCGCACCATTGGATCACGAGGCCGCGATGATGTGCTCCAGCGCACCTTCCGACCCACCGGCTCGGGACCACCGCCGGCGCTGTTGCAACGATGCACTATCGCGCCGGCACATCCTGACGTCCTGTCCGCCCCGCACACATCCCGTCCAACGGGAGACAGAGGACCAGATGATCAAGAAGCTTCTTCTCGCGAGCGCCGCCACGGCCCTCCTGACCGGCGCCGCCTCGGCCGCCGACCTGCCGCGCCGCGCCGCCCCGCCGCCGGTGTTCACCCCCGTCCCGGTCTTCACCTGGACCGGCGCCTACTTCGGTATCAACGCCGGCTACGCCTTCGACGCCAGCGACCGCAACACCGGCAACACCTTCGCGGTGCCCTTCCCCTACGCCGCCCCCGGCACCGTCGCCTCCTTCCGCAACCGCAGCCAGGACGGCTTCTCCGGCGGTGGCCAGATCGGCTACAACTGGCAGATCACCCCGGGCTCCGGCGTCGTGATCGGCGTCGAGGCCGACGCCCAGTACCTCGACTTCGGCCGCAACCGGAACAACGCCTTCGTCTCCGGCGCCGTCGCCCCCGGCTACTACCTCACCGACCCGCGCGGCCTCTCCAGCCTCGACTTCTTCGGCACCGTGCGCGGCCGCCTCGGCTACGCCTTCGACCGCACCCTCGTGTACGGCACCGGCGGCTTCGCCTACGGCTCGGGCAGCGCCGACCGCTCCTTCGGCGGCTACGCCGGCAACGACAGCTTCCGCACCGGCTGGGCCGTCGGCGGCGGCATCGAGTACGCGCTCCCGACCGACTCGTTCCTGAACTTCTTCCGCTCCTCGGCCGTGACGCTGAAGGTCGAAGGCCTGTACGTGAACCTCGACCGCAACACCCGCAACCAGGGCGCGTTCGTCATCAACGCCGCCAACAACTTCCCGGTCGTCTACAGCGGCATCGGCCGCCGCTCCGACGAGTTCGCCGTCGTCCGCGCCGGCCTGAACTACAAGTTCGGCTCGTACTGAGACCACACCGCGACGGTCGCATCGCGACCGTCGCGCCGGACCGAACACGCGCGGGGCCGCTTCCGAGAGGAGGCGGCCCCGTCGCCGTTCGGGCGGCCGGATCGCGGCCCGGCGCCGCCTCAGTAGCCCTTCCAGAGGCCGGGAGTGGCCAGCTCGAGCAGGTGCCCGTCCGGGTCGCGGAAGTAGACGCTGACGCCGCCCCGCGGCCAGCGGGTACGGCCCTCGACGGCCACGCCGGCGGCCGCGAGATGATCCTCCCAGGACGCGAGGGCGTCCGCGTCGATCGAGAACGCGATATGGGCCGGGCCGCGGCCGTCATGGGGCGGGATGAGACCGCCCGGCGTCTCGATCGGCTGCAGGGACCCGCCTTCCGGGAAGAGCAGGAGGACGCCGCGGCCGCCGACGTCGAAGGCGCGCATGCGGAAGTCGGTGAAGAGGCAGCGCAATCCCATCGTGTCGCGGTAGAAGGCCTCGGCGCGGTCGAGGTCCGCGACGTACAGCGCCGTCTCCAAGATGGCGTTGAGCTGGGGCACGGCGATCTCCCGGCGGCGACTCGGTCACGGCCCGCCGGCGACCGCGCCGGCGATCACCATCAGCAGGGCCTCGAGGTCGATCCGCCCCGAGATCCGCGCGTAGCCCGGCTCCGACAGGTCGACCTGCGGCGCGGGATCCTCCGCCTCGGCCTGGCGCGTCAGCTCCGCCAGGATGGCGTCCCGCAAGGCGTCGTCGAGCTTCATGGGTCCGGCTCCCGCTCATCGCCGCGCCCGGCCCGCGGGCCCCGATCCGGTCCGGATCGGCCCCGCGCCGGGCGACGGCTGTACCGGAGCCAACCGGCCGGTCCCGGCCTCGGTTCGCCGCCCGGCCGGGCTCAGACGGTCGACGGCCGCGGCGTGCCCTGGTCCGGACGCGGGGCGCGGCCCGGCACCAGCGACAGGGCGGCCGAGAGCAGGGCGAAGATCACCAGGGGCAGAAGGCTCAAGGTGAAGCTGCCGGTCCCGTCCTTGATCGCGCCGATCAGGTAGGGCCCGAGGAAGCCGCCGAGATTGCCGACCGCGTTGATGGCCGCGATGCTCGCCGCCGCCGTGGCGGGCGGCATCTGCTCGGTCGCGAGCGCCCAGAACGGGCCCTTGAGCATGTAGACGCCCATGGCGGCGATCGTCAGCGCCGCCACGACCGGGCCGAGCCCCGAGAGGACCGTGCCGCCCGCGAGCCCCAGCGCGAGGATCAGGAACGAGAGCGCGAGGTGCCAGCGCCGCTCGGCGGTCCGGTCGCTGTGCCGGCCCCAGAGGACCATCGCGAGGGACGCGAACCCGTACGGGATGCTGTTCAGGAGCCCGGTCTCGACGTTGCCGAGGCCGAAGCTCTTGACGATCTGCGGCGTCCAGAACGACAGCCCGTAGCTGCTCGCCGTCGAGCCGAAGTAGATGGCGGCGAAGAGGGCGAGCCGCCGGTCGCGCAGGATGTCCCAGAGCGGCGGCTTCGCGGGCTGGCCGCGGCGGGTGTTGCGCGCCGCCTCGGCCCGGAGCTGCCGCTCCAGCCAGTCCCGCTCGGCCGCCGGCAGCCACGCCGCGTCCCGCGGTCCGTCCGGCAGGAACCACAGCACCGCCACGGCCAGGAACACCGCCGGCAGGCCCTCGAGGATGAACAGCCACTGCCAGCCGGCGAGGCCGAGCCCCGTCACGTTGAGCAGCGCGCCGGAGATCGGCGAGCCGAGGAACGACGAGATCGGGATCGAGATCATGAAGATCCCGATGATCCGCGCCCGGTAGGCGGAGGGGAACCAGTAGGTGAGGTAGAGGATGACGCCGGGGAAGAAGCCGGCCTCGGCGAGCCCCAGCAGGAAGCGCAGGCCGATGAACGACCACGGCCCCTGCACCAGCGCCATGGCGGCGGAGATCAGCCCCCAGGTCGCCATGATCCGGGCGATCCACAGCCGCGCCCCGAAGCGCTCCAGCATCAGGTTGCTGGGGATCTCCATCAGGAAGTAGCCGAGGAAGAAGATGCCGGCGCCCCAGCCGAACACGGTCGCCGACAGGCCGACATCGTGGTTCATCTGGATCGCCGCGAAGCCGACATTCACGCGGTCCAGGAAGGAGACGAAGTAGGCGAGGATCAGGAACGGCACGAGCCGCCAGCCGATCCTGCGCATCGCCGAGCGTTCCAGGGCGGCCTCGTCCAAGGAGCCTGTCATCGGGCCTATCCTCGCGGCGTGTCTCGGGGTCAGGCCGGCCCCCGCGGGGGTCCGGGTCGATCCAGGTCACGTCTCCGGGTCAGGGCCGGGCCCGCGCGGGGCGGGACGGCGCCGGGCGCCGCCGCGCGGGCGGGCGGCGGGCAGGCGCGGCGTCTCGGGCTTCCTCGCGGGCCGGTCATCTCTGGTCGTGACCTGTGCCGACCCTGCTTAACCCGCGGCCGCCGCGGCTGGGAAGCGCCGCCGGGCTTCAACGGCGCGGATCTGTCGAGGGGGCGGCGAAGCGACCCGGGGCAGCCCGGCATCCGCGGGCGCGGTGCCGCTGGACTGCTTCGCTGCGCCCGCAACGACGGGCGGCGCGGGCGTCTCTCGACCGCTCGCACCGCCTACAGACCTCGCCCTCAGGCCTTCTTGACGTTCCAGAACACCGGCACGCCGTCGAGGACACCGGTCAGGGACGGCTTGTACGAGGTCTGGTTGAAGTACTGCCCGAGGGGCAGGTAGGGCAGGTCGACGAAGGCCTGCTGCTGGAGCTCGCCCGCGAGCCGCTTGCGCGCGGCGGTGTCCGGGGCGTCCAGCCACTGGTCCCGCAGGGCCTCGATCTTCTCGCTGGTGGGCCAGCCGATCGCGGCGCTCTGGCCCGTCCCGCGCAGGAAGGCGCTGACCGCCGGATTCGCCTGGTCGAGCCCGGCCCAGAAGGTGCAGAAGGCGCTCCAGCCGCCCTGGGCGACCGGCTCCTTCTTGGCGCGCCGCTGCACCACCGACCCCCAGTCCATGACCTGGTAGTCGACGTTGAAGCCGGCGCGGGTGAGCATGTCGGCCGCCACGTCGGCGAGCGCCTTCAGGCTCGGGAAGTCCGAGGCGCCCATCAGCACCACCTTCTCGCCCTTGTAGCCCGCCGCCGCCAGCGCCGCCTTGGCGCCCGCGTAGTCGCGCTTGCGCGTCAGGACGTCGAGGCCGACATCGCTCGCCATGGGCAGGCCCGGGCAGAAGAAGCCGGTCGGCACGTGGATCAGCTTGGGATCGGTCCCGGTCACCGCCTGCATGAAGTCGGTCTGGTCGACGACCTTCAGCAGCACCTGCCGGATCGCCGGATTGTCGAAGGGCGGCTGGAGCTGGTTCATACGCAGGCAGCCGATCAGGCCGGTCGGATCGGTGATCCGCGTCGTCAGGCCGCCGAGGGTCGGGACGAGATCGGCCGGCGGCTGCTCCCACCAGTCCATCTCGCCCGTCTGCATGGCCGAGGCGGCGGTGGCCTGATCGGGGATGACGTGCCACTCGACCTGGTCGACGAAGGCGCGCTTCGGGCCCGAGGTCCATTGCGGCTCGCCGCCCTCGCGGGGGACGTAGCCGGCAAAGCGCTCGTAGACCACCCGGGCGCCGACCACGCGCTCGTCCGCCTTGAAGCGGAACGGGCCGCTGCCGACCATCTCGGTCACCTGCGTGAACGGGTCGGTCCTGGCGAGACGCTCCGGCATGATGGCGCAGATCGAGGAGCCGACCTTGCCCAGCGCGTCCGGCAGGAGCGCGAAGGGCTTCTTCAGCCGGAACTGGATCGTCCGGTCGTCCGGGGCCGAGAGCTCGTCCGTGTAGGCCATGAGGGTCTGGCCCATCGCGTCGCGCTTGCCCCAGCGCGCGACGCTCGCGACGCAGTCGCGGGCCAGCACCGGGCTGCCGTCGTGGAAGGTCAGCCCGGGCCGCAGGGTGAGGCGCCACAGCTTGCCGTCGTTCTCCACCGTGTGGCCCGCCACCATCTGCGGCTGGGCGGCGTAGCCGGCATCGGTGCCGTAGAGCGTGTCGAAGACGGCGAGCCCGTGGTTCCGGGTGACGTAGGCGGTCGTCCAGATCGGATCGAGCACCGTCAGGTCGGCCTGCGGGATGAACTTGAGCGTCCGGGCGGCGCCGCCCTGCGCCAGGGCCGGTGCCGCGAGGGCGGCGCCCGACAGGGCCATGAAGGATCGTCTGTTCAGCATGCCGACTCGCCCAAGCGTTGCAGTCCCGCGGAGGTTAGCACGTGGCGGGCCAAGCGCGTCACGGGCGCGTCACGGGCGCGCCGGTCAGCGTGCCGCCGCCAGATCCTGCACGAGGGTCAGGACGCGGCGGCGAAGCTCGGGATCGTCGATGCGCCTGTAGGCGTGCAGCAGGGCGTCGGCCTCGTCGGCACGCCCGCCGGCGACGGCGGCGCCGCGCTCCGCACCCTGCGGGCCGTACAGGGAGGCGGCCGGAACCTGCAGCGCCTCGGCGATCCGCTGCAGCAGCCGCCCGGCCCCCGGCGCGTGCGGCGGGGCGGAGCGCTGGAACAGGTCGTCCTCCGGCGCCGCATCCCCGGAGGATCTGCCCCGGACAGGTGATTTCGATCCCATCGGCGGTCAGGCTCTGGCGCGCGGGCTGGCTTGAGCATTCATAATACAGAAGACCATCGGCACGCGAGTGGCCAGCACGCAACAGTTGCATAAATGCGTCAAAGAACTCTTGAGGTTGCAGCTACCGTCCCCGTAGACCGACCGGCTCGGAACCGCACACGCCCATCGCCATGCCCAAGACCCGCGCGCCCGTCGGTCAGACCTGCATCGAAGCCTTCCAGATCGCGCTCGATTCCGCCGACATGATCGGGCACTGGGCGTGGGATCCCG from Methylobacterium radiotolerans JCM 2831 includes the following:
- a CDS encoding MucR family transcriptional regulator codes for the protein MNETFDETSNTLAAMTAELVAAYVSNNPVPAAELPALIVRVHGAISGLVAGTPTAAGAAPQVEVEKPSATQIRKSVRHDGIVSFIDGKLYKTLKRHLASHGLDPRSYRDSYGLPTDYPMVAPGYAEQRSALAKAIGLGQPGAMARRGGSDR
- a CDS encoding outer membrane protein codes for the protein MIKKLLLASAATALLTGAASAADLPRRAAPPPVFTPVPVFTWTGAYFGINAGYAFDASDRNTGNTFAVPFPYAAPGTVASFRNRSQDGFSGGGQIGYNWQITPGSGVVIGVEADAQYLDFGRNRNNAFVSGAVAPGYYLTDPRGLSSLDFFGTVRGRLGYAFDRTLVYGTGGFAYGSGSADRSFGGYAGNDSFRTGWAVGGGIEYALPTDSFLNFFRSSAVTLKVEGLYVNLDRNTRNQGAFVINAANNFPVVYSGIGRRSDEFAVVRAGLNYKFGSY
- a CDS encoding ABC transporter substrate-binding protein, with the translated sequence MLNRRSFMALSGAALAAPALAQGGAARTLKFIPQADLTVLDPIWTTAYVTRNHGLAVFDTLYGTDAGYAAQPQMVAGHTVENDGKLWRLTLRPGLTFHDGSPVLARDCVASVARWGKRDAMGQTLMAYTDELSAPDDRTIQFRLKKPFALLPDALGKVGSSICAIMPERLARTDPFTQVTEMVGSGPFRFKADERVVGARVVYERFAGYVPREGGEPQWTSGPKRAFVDQVEWHVIPDQATAASAMQTGEMDWWEQPPADLVPTLGGLTTRITDPTGLIGCLRMNQLQPPFDNPAIRQVLLKVVDQTDFMQAVTGTDPKLIHVPTGFFCPGLPMASDVGLDVLTRKRDYAGAKAALAAAGYKGEKVVLMGASDFPSLKALADVAADMLTRAGFNVDYQVMDWGSVVQRRAKKEPVAQGGWSAFCTFWAGLDQANPAVSAFLRGTGQSAAIGWPTSEKIEALRDQWLDAPDTAARKRLAGELQQQAFVDLPYLPLGQYFNQTSYKPSLTGVLDGVPVFWNVKKA
- a CDS encoding DUF3016 domain-containing protein — protein: MRTRLAAGLATLEVATLLSVTGPSAAPVQARGQVNVRYAAPDRFTDAENRFGSGQPLRVTLAELTRIFTDLGAARLRPDERLDITVLDVDLAGFDRPGFATPTGLRVVTDATPPRIRLAYSLRRGGRVVAQGEDTVTDINFLLTSNPRFSTGGLYYERQILRDWFVRRFPEPAGRG
- a CDS encoding GAF domain-containing protein, with translation MDERFLDPASGLALACRRLATACSLEDMVAILRGTARAIAGSDGIAVVLREGDASFYAAEDAIEPLWRGRRFPLTSCISGHAMLDDATLVIPDIESDPRVPIALYRLTSMRSLVMVPIGSPEPVAALGAYWCASVIPDDATVRRLEAVARHAAAALARMRPAGS
- a CDS encoding MFS transporter, whose protein sequence is MTGSLDEAALERSAMRRIGWRLVPFLILAYFVSFLDRVNVGFAAIQMNHDVGLSATVFGWGAGIFFLGYFLMEIPSNLMLERFGARLWIARIMATWGLISAAMALVQGPWSFIGLRFLLGLAEAGFFPGVILYLTYWFPSAYRARIIGIFMISIPISSFLGSPISGALLNVTGLGLAGWQWLFILEGLPAVFLAVAVLWFLPDGPRDAAWLPAAERDWLERQLRAEAARNTRRGQPAKPPLWDILRDRRLALFAAIYFGSTASSYGLSFWTPQIVKSFGLGNVETGLLNSIPYGFASLAMVLWGRHSDRTAERRWHLALSFLILALGLAGGTVLSGLGPVVAALTIAAMGVYMLKGPFWALATEQMPPATAAASIAAINAVGNLGGFLGPYLIGAIKDGTGSFTLSLLPLVIFALLSAALSLVPGRAPRPDQGTPRPSTV
- a CDS encoding DUF6894 family protein — translated: MPTRLYRFHCTDGHELVTDLRGSRFPNAAQVRAHAERVALALMERVVERFDWSGWQVEVYDAKGRRVWIRAFPDVSVDRRAA
- a CDS encoding VOC family protein, which gives rise to MPQLNAILETALYVADLDRAEAFYRDTMGLRCLFTDFRMRAFDVGGRGVLLLFPEGGSLQPIETPGGLIPPHDGRGPAHIAFSIDADALASWEDHLAAAGVAVEGRTRWPRGGVSVYFRDPDGHLLELATPGLWKGY